ATGGAATAACAATGCTAATCACAACAGGTTTTGATTAACCATAAATTGATTCACTGCCACAAGTTCAGGGAGAATCAAACAATGCATGGAGAGGCATCTGGGCTTGCTTCATCGCAATGGCTTTTTCATAAAGAGCCACATGATGATTCATTAATCGGTCCGAGCGATAACAGCTCTCATATCTTTGCTGTGCAGCATGGCCCAGTTGTTGGCGAAGCTTAGAATCACTGATCAAGCGCTGAATGGCTGCTCGAAGAGGCCGATAACGGCCAGGCGGCACCAATAAGCCGCTTTGACCATCACGAAGCATCTCGGCCATGCCGCCACTGCGGGTAGCCACGATGGCCTTGCCTACCGCCATCGCTTCCAAACAGGCTCCAGGAAAATTGTCATAGCGGCTAGGAAAGACACAAAGATGGGCCTTTGCCACCAGCTGCTGAATCTCCCCGCTGGTCTGCCACGGAAGGATCCTCACAGCGGACCCGAGCTTGGCTGTCTTGGCCTCCAACCAGGGCAGCATCTCTCGCCACTGACAGATGGTTCCTCTAAGAAAATCGGAAAAGCTGATATTTGCCAGGGGAGAAGGAGATGAGCCGCCCGCTAGGGTCAACCTAAGCCTTGGGTTACGGCGCAGAAGAGGAGCCATCGCCCTTACGAGCACATCAACCCCCTTTAAAGTCTTCAAACCTCCGTAGTAAAGCACCTCAATGGTGCGATCACTGCTAGGTGTCTTGCCAGATTCAAGCAAAAGCTGGTTGGTTTCCTCATCCAGAAGATGCTGACGCAATGGATTTGGTGAAACCTCAACACTTTGGCTAGGCAGGTGCCAGATCTTCTCCACCTTCCTCGCTAGCATTGCAGAGGGCGACACAAGGAGCGTGGCCCGCAACGCGGCTTGACGTTCAGGATCCAACAAGGGATCGTAGAAAGAGCTTGGATTCCATCGTCCTCGGGCCATCCGTAGGGCAACAACTGGATAGCGTCCGTGGATCAATTCGGAAAGACCCACCCGCACAATCTGAAGGCCAACCGCAACCCAGGGCAACGTACTCGCATCAACCCAGGCGCTCACCACCAAGGGCGTATGGAGGCGCATGACACTGGGGAGAGCAGGGAATTCAAACAGAGCAGAGAGCCCTTCGGCGTATAGATCGGGAACCTCCAGAACATCAAACGACTGGCTGTCCAGAAGAGTGGTCAAAGCCTTAGTGGCAGCTCTGTGGAATCCTTGCCTGTCTGCGCAGTCAACTGGATAGACATATGCACCATCAATGGGACCAAGAATCGGCTCTTGGCCATAACAGATCACGGTGACCTCATGGCCCGCATCTGCCAACATGCGAGAAGCATGGTGGACGTAGGTTCCGATTCCTCCCATGGATGAGGGAAGAAACTCAAAGCTAATAAAAACAACCCTCATCAGCTTTGACGGCAGGCCGATCCTGGCGTTCCAGGAGAATGCCTCAAATCGATGAGATCTAATGAGCAAGCGATATTAACAACCTTGTGGAGAAGCAGAGAAAAAGCCATGGCATATGAGCTGATCACAGACACCAACCTAAGCTCGAATGAAATAGGCATCCGCTTCAATCAAACCGAGACCATCTTTTGTGAAGGCAATCGGGAAAAATCCAGCAAGGATGAATCCTTGATCGGCAAGAAACGAGACGATCTTGTTTGCGTTTGCTTCAGTGCTGTAGATCGGTGCGTAAGAAACTTCCACAAGCACGATGGCAGCAAGGCTGAGAATTCCACCAGCCCCTTGAAGCACCTCCAGATCATTCCCTTGGGTATCAGATTTCAACAAGATACGGCCAGGCTCAGGCAGGGGTATCGCTTCCTGCTCAAGCCATGAGTCCAAGCGCTGGGCGTAGGCCCGAATCAACTGCTGGCTCGATAGAAACTCACCAAATTCCCGCATCCCGAGCGGAGACGGGCTGTGAAGAGATGAAAAGTCAGAACTACCAAACACGTGGAACTCACGCTCTCCAGGATCGATGTCCACCAATCCTTCAATCACATTCCAGCAGGGGGCATCCTTGGCGCGCCTGAGCAATTCCTGGGCCAGCCAGGGAATGGGCTCAATCGAAACCAATTGACGGCGATAACTAAGCTCTCGCATCATGGCAACGAACTGCCCTTCATTGGCCCCTACATCAATGCAGAGATCGATGGTGTAGCGGCGTAGAAGTTGCTGGAGATACAAGGCACTGAACACCTTGCCGGCGCGCCCCAACCGAATTGAAATCGGCTCAGATGAGGCCTCCAGAGTTCCGTAGCAGGAGAGAAGCAGCCTGTCTGATGGGCCACTGGGGCTTCGCAGAAGCTGATATCCAGCATGTGAAGCGAGAGTCTGAGCGATGCGTGAAAGGATCGATTTCAAGCCCATACGATAAACTTTTCTACCGAATAAACTCAGAGATTTGCAGAGCAGTCTTATCCCAGCCAAATCGCCTTTCCG
Above is a genomic segment from Cyanobium sp. ATX 6F1 containing:
- a CDS encoding FkbM family methyltransferase, translating into MTGIILPSSERIAVLMRKGDLAGIRLLCKSLSLFGRKVYRMGLKSILSRIAQTLASHAGYQLLRSPSGPSDRLLLSCYGTLEASSEPISIRLGRAGKVFSALYLQQLLRRYTIDLCIDVGANEGQFVAMMRELSYRRQLVSIEPIPWLAQELLRRAKDAPCWNVIEGLVDIDPGEREFHVFGSSDFSSLHSPSPLGMREFGEFLSSQQLIRAYAQRLDSWLEQEAIPLPEPGRILLKSDTQGNDLEVLQGAGGILSLAAIVLVEVSYAPIYSTEANANKIVSFLADQGFILAGFFPIAFTKDGLGLIEADAYFIRA
- a CDS encoding glycosyltransferase family 4 protein — protein: MRVVFISFEFLPSSMGGIGTYVHHASRMLADAGHEVTVICYGQEPILGPIDGAYVYPVDCADRQGFHRAATKALTTLLDSQSFDVLEVPDLYAEGLSALFEFPALPSVMRLHTPLVVSAWVDASTLPWVAVGLQIVRVGLSELIHGRYPVVALRMARGRWNPSSFYDPLLDPERQAALRATLLVSPSAMLARKVEKIWHLPSQSVEVSPNPLRQHLLDEETNQLLLESGKTPSSDRTIEVLYYGGLKTLKGVDVLVRAMAPLLRRNPRLRLTLAGGSSPSPLANISFSDFLRGTICQWREMLPWLEAKTAKLGSAVRILPWQTSGEIQQLVAKAHLCVFPSRYDNFPGACLEAMAVGKAIVATRSGGMAEMLRDGQSGLLVPPGRYRPLRAAIQRLISDSKLRQQLGHAAQQRYESCYRSDRLMNHHVALYEKAIAMKQAQMPLHALFDSP